Proteins from one Gossypium raimondii isolate GPD5lz chromosome 8, ASM2569854v1, whole genome shotgun sequence genomic window:
- the LOC105790314 gene encoding transcription termination factor MTEF18, mitochondrial: MNFFPKLIFSHFSRHFATLSKLPNNFTKIPSKYRPQAIRDAQQALTDYLHCTRYIPFVYAEHIAKNSFFSLSSLISGINFSTTSFNRNVLRFLRYHPINEYEFFFESIGIDYEEVGGLLPSKKFFFSEDETVLEAACALSGFGFPWNKLGKLYKEEILIFKASSKELKARLFKIKECGFSNIPVIGICLAFPYVLRGGGVNELGGEIVALLNDLKRVFLDFDLGNHVEDNVDAWYEICRKIRVFYDLGCEKGKIGELIGRNKNLFLQYPEEVLVSKIEYFSRFLVPKEDIGMLILRNPEILDSDLETPMISVMGMLKHFGLSVEKRDSVAKEYPYVLGRNKMTNLPNVMRALNLHEWLFDRIKNGNHQLLANYTLNNDEDLDKGFRDSFEKIQFSRTPVHTMEKLMFLHRVGFGENSLTMKVLAHVHGTGSELQERFDSLLGLGFEFSKLCRIVHMTPKVLNQHPETVERKVNFLCHEMGVSLDYLDIFPAFLCFNLEKRIKPRYRFHKWLTENGLCTRNYSIASIVATGEKSFIARLGRIHPDALNEWFENFSYKESNNSIQD; this comes from the coding sequence ATGAATTTTTTCCCCAAGTTGATCTTCTCTCATTTTTCTCGCCATTTTGCTACGCTTTCCAAACTCCCAAACAACTTCACCAAAATTCCTTCCAAGTATCGACCCCAAGCCATTCGAGATGCCCAACAAGCTCTCACGGATTACCTCCACTGTACCCGTTACATCCCTTTCGTCTACGCCGAGCACATTGCTAAAAACTCCTTCTTTTCCCTCTCTTCTCTCATCTCCGGCATTAATTTCTCCACCACGAGCTTCAATCGAAACGTCCTCAGATTCCTCAGGTACCATCCCATTAACGAGTATGAGTTTTTCTTCGAAAGTATAGGCATTGATTATGAGGAAGTTGGTGGCCTATTGCCGTCCAAGAAGTTCTTCTTTTCTGAAGATGAGACGGTTCTGGAGGCTGCTTGTGCGCTTTCTGGATTTGGGTTTCCTTGGAACAAATTGGGCAAGCTTTATAAAGAGGAAATCTTGATTTTTAAGGCAAGTTCTAAGGAATTAAAAGCTAGGCTTTTTAAGATTAAGGAATGTGGGTTTAGTAATATTCCTGTTATTGGTATTTGTTTGGCTTTTCCTTACGTGTTGCGTGGTGGTGGGGTGAATGAATTGGGTGGTGAAATTGTTGCTTTGTTGAATGATTTGAAAAGGGtctttttggattttgatttgggGAATCATGTTGAAGATAATGTTGATGCTTGGTATGAAATTTGTaggaaaattagggttttttatgATCTGGGTTGTGAGAAAGGGAAAATAGGTGAGCTGATTGGTAGAAATAAGAACCTTTTTCTTCAGTATCCAGAAGAGGTTCTGGTTAGTAAGATCGAATACTTTTCTCGGTTTTTGGTTCCGAAGGAAGATATCGGTATGTTGATCCTTCGAAATCCCGAGATATTGGATTCCGATTTGGAAACACCAATGATTTCAGTGATGGGAATGTTGAAACATTTCGGATTGAGTGTTGAGAAAAGGGATTCCGTTGCTAAAGAGTACCCTTATGTGTTAGGTAGgaataaaatgactaatttgcctAATGTAATGAGAGCTTTGAATCTACACGAGTGGTTGTTCGATAGGATTAAGAATGGAAATCATCAGTTGCTTGCTAATTACACCCTTAACAATGACGAAGACTTGGATAAAGGTTTTCGAGATAGTTTCGAGAAAATTCAGTTTTCAAGAACCCCTGTCCATACAAtggaaaagttaatgtttttaCATAGGGTTGGGTTTGGAGAGAATTCTTTGACCATGAAGGTCTTAGCTCATGTTCATGGAACTGGTAGTGAGTTGCAAGAAAGATTCGATAGTCTTCTCGGTTTGGGGTTTGAGTTCTCGAAACTTTGTAGGATAGTACATATGACACCGAAGGTGTTAAACCAGCACCCCGAAACGGTGGAGCGGAAGGTGAATTTCCTTTGCCATGAAATGGGTGTTTCTTTGGACTACCTTGATATATTCCCAGCATTTCTTTGTTTCAACTTAGAGAAACGGATTAAGCCAAGGTATAGGTTCCACAAGTGGCTTACGGAGAACGGTTTGTGTACTCGAAACTACTCCATTGCAAGCATAGTTGCAACCGGTGAAAAGAGTTTCATTGCTCGACTTGGTCGAATTCATCCCGATGCTCTGAACGAATGGTTCGAGAATTTTTCCTACAAGGAATCCAATAATAGTATCCAAGACTAA
- the LOC105790317 gene encoding uncharacterized protein LOC105790317, translating to METAENGGDNDKILINSHWYWAIASVSQLGWAVSSYRRGYTGDHRFMPLKAFAVASLFLGASASASVAFLKASGIHKVEDLMGVGASIRSGLGIRPRTGDK from the exons ATGGAGACGGCGGAGAACGGCGGCGATAATGATAAAATCCTCATAAACAGCCACTGGTATTGGGCCATAGCAAGTGTATCCCAGTTGGGTTGGGCAGTATCTTCTTATCGGAGAGGTTATACCGGCGACCATCGTTTCATGCCCTTAAAAGCCTTTGCCGTAGCTTCTCTGTTCCTTGGCGCCTCCGCCTCTGCATCCGTCGCTTTCCTAAAAGCCTCCGGCATTCACAAA GTCGAAGATCTGATGGGTGTGGGTGCTAGCATAAGAAGTGGACTTGGAATTCGGCCGAGGACAGGCGACAAATGA